One segment of Trichlorobacter ammonificans DNA contains the following:
- the ileS gene encoding isoleucine--tRNA ligase, protein MEYKDTLNLPQTAFPMKANLPQREPELLKKWESRELYRMIEEAGNGRPRYILHDGPPYANGHIHIGHALNKILKDMILKSKRMEGFDAPYVPGWDCHGLPIELQVEKNLGAKKREMSKLELRRECRSYAEKFIAIQKEEFKRLGVLGDWDAPYLTMNYEYEGLTAAELARFAHNGGLYRGRKPVHWCSSCVTALAEAEVEYADHTSPSIFVKFRIKDDLTAELPALAGKQAFLVIWTTTPWTIPANLAVAMHPEFDYVALETSEGVMIVAEGLKDSFLKATGLSGGVIATFKAGLLERKQCAHPFYDRDSVILLGEHVTLEAGTGCVHTAPGHGQEDYQLGLAEGLEIYNPVDNHGRFIASLPFFGGEKVFDANPKVIEKLIEVGALVGQGKISHSYPHCWRCKKPIIFRATEQWFIAMEANDLRKKSLEAIDQVQWIPKWGRDRIYGMIENRPDWCISRQRIWGVPITAFSCTDCGEYLADGKLMDFVAELFKQHSADVWFDWEASRLMPEGTVCPKCGGASFEKEMDILDVWFDSGVSHAAVLEPNAKLSSPADLYLEGSDQHRGWFHSSLLESIGTRGRAPYKSVLTHGFVVDGSGRKMSKSVGNVVAPEDVIKKYGAEVLRLWVAAQDYRDDIRISGEILDRLAEAYRRIRNTSRYILGNIHDFDPAKDMVPYGQMPELDRWALHHLELLKEKVRAAYDACEFHVLYHAVNAFCTVEMSAFYLDILKDRVYTGRSDSLSRRSGQTVMYLVLDSLVRLIAPVLSFTADEVWANMPGSREESVHLALFPEPSPAWKDDALVERWERIIKVRAEVSKALEQARVAKMIGLSLDAAVTLAAPPELRSFLEEYAASLPEIFIVSKVTLAERLEGEGYRSDALPGLEIGVAAAPGAKCERCWHYSEELGSHAEHPAICPACTEAVA, encoded by the coding sequence ATGGAATACAAAGATACCCTTAACCTGCCCCAAACCGCCTTTCCCATGAAGGCCAACCTGCCCCAGCGGGAGCCGGAGCTGCTCAAGAAATGGGAAAGCCGGGAATTATACCGCATGATCGAGGAGGCCGGTAATGGCCGCCCCCGCTATATCCTCCACGACGGTCCCCCCTACGCCAACGGCCATATCCATATCGGCCACGCCCTGAACAAGATTCTCAAGGACATGATCCTGAAGAGCAAGCGGATGGAAGGGTTCGACGCCCCCTACGTGCCGGGCTGGGACTGCCACGGCCTGCCGATCGAGCTGCAGGTGGAGAAGAACCTGGGGGCCAAGAAGCGGGAGATGAGCAAGCTGGAACTGCGCCGTGAATGCCGTTCCTACGCCGAGAAATTCATCGCCATTCAGAAGGAGGAGTTCAAGCGGTTGGGGGTGCTGGGGGACTGGGATGCTCCCTACCTGACCATGAACTACGAATACGAGGGGCTCACCGCTGCGGAGCTGGCCCGTTTCGCCCATAACGGCGGTCTGTACCGGGGGCGCAAGCCGGTGCACTGGTGCTCCTCCTGCGTCACGGCCCTGGCCGAGGCCGAGGTGGAGTACGCCGACCATACCTCTCCTTCCATCTTCGTCAAGTTCCGGATCAAGGACGATCTGACGGCAGAGCTTCCGGCCCTGGCCGGCAAGCAGGCGTTCCTGGTGATCTGGACCACCACCCCCTGGACCATCCCGGCCAACCTGGCGGTGGCCATGCATCCCGAGTTCGACTACGTGGCACTGGAGACCAGCGAAGGGGTGATGATCGTTGCCGAGGGGCTGAAGGACAGTTTCCTGAAGGCCACCGGCCTGAGCGGCGGCGTCATCGCCACGTTCAAGGCGGGGCTTCTGGAGCGCAAACAGTGCGCTCACCCCTTCTACGACCGTGACTCCGTGATCCTGCTGGGGGAGCATGTAACATTGGAGGCCGGCACCGGCTGCGTCCACACCGCCCCGGGCCACGGCCAGGAGGACTACCAGCTGGGTCTGGCCGAAGGGCTGGAGATCTACAACCCGGTGGACAACCATGGCCGGTTCATCGCCTCATTGCCGTTTTTTGGCGGCGAGAAGGTATTCGACGCCAATCCCAAGGTGATCGAGAAGCTGATCGAGGTGGGAGCCCTGGTGGGACAGGGGAAGATCTCCCACTCCTATCCCCACTGCTGGCGCTGCAAGAAGCCGATCATCTTCCGGGCCACGGAGCAGTGGTTCATCGCCATGGAAGCAAACGACCTGCGGAAAAAGTCGCTGGAAGCCATTGACCAGGTGCAGTGGATTCCCAAGTGGGGCCGCGACCGCATCTACGGTATGATCGAGAACCGGCCGGACTGGTGCATCTCCCGTCAGCGGATCTGGGGGGTGCCGATCACCGCCTTCTCCTGCACCGACTGCGGCGAATACCTGGCCGACGGGAAGCTGATGGACTTTGTGGCCGAGCTGTTCAAGCAGCACAGCGCCGATGTCTGGTTCGACTGGGAAGCCTCCCGGCTGATGCCGGAGGGAACCGTCTGCCCGAAGTGCGGCGGCGCTTCCTTCGAAAAAGAGATGGATATCCTGGATGTCTGGTTCGATTCCGGGGTGTCCCATGCCGCCGTGCTGGAGCCCAATGCCAAGCTCTCCTCCCCGGCCGACCTCTACCTGGAGGGGAGCGACCAGCACCGCGGCTGGTTCCACTCCTCGCTGCTGGAAAGCATCGGTACCCGTGGTCGTGCCCCCTACAAAAGCGTGCTGACCCACGGCTTCGTGGTGGACGGCTCGGGGCGCAAGATGAGCAAATCGGTGGGGAACGTGGTGGCGCCGGAGGATGTGATCAAGAAGTACGGTGCCGAGGTGCTGCGCCTCTGGGTGGCTGCCCAGGACTACCGTGACGATATCCGCATCTCCGGCGAGATCCTGGACCGCCTGGCTGAAGCCTACCGCCGCATCCGCAATACCAGCCGGTACATCCTGGGGAACATCCACGACTTTGACCCGGCAAAGGACATGGTGCCCTACGGGCAGATGCCGGAGCTGGACCGCTGGGCCCTGCACCACCTGGAGCTGCTGAAGGAGAAGGTGCGGGCCGCCTACGATGCCTGCGAATTCCATGTGCTCTACCATGCGGTCAACGCCTTCTGCACCGTGGAGATGAGCGCCTTCTACCTGGATATCCTGAAGGACCGGGTCTACACCGGCCGCAGTGATTCTCTTTCCCGCCGCTCCGGTCAGACCGTGATGTATCTGGTGCTGGACAGCCTGGTGCGCCTGATCGCGCCGGTGCTTTCCTTCACCGCCGACGAGGTCTGGGCCAACATGCCGGGGAGCCGGGAGGAAAGCGTCCATCTGGCCCTCTTTCCCGAGCCGTCGCCGGCTTGGAAGGACGACGCCCTGGTGGAGCGCTGGGAGCGGATCATCAAGGTGCGAGCCGAAGTGTCCAAAGCCCTGGAGCAAGCCCGGGTTGCCAAGATGATCGGTCTTTCCCTGGATGCCGCGGTGACGCTGGCGGCACCGCCGGAACTGCGTAGCTTCCTGGAAGAGTACGCCGCCTCCCTGCCGGAAATCTTCATCGTTTCCAAGGTGACCCTGGCAGAGCGCCTGGAAGGGGAAGGATACCGTTCCGACGCCCTGCCCGGTCTGGAGATCGGCGTGGCAGCGGCACCGGGGGCAAAGTGCGAACGCTGCTGGCACTACAGTGAGGAGTTGGGAAGTCATGCGGAGCATCCCGCCATCTGCCCGGCCTGTACCGAAGCGGTGGCCTGA
- the lspA gene encoding signal peptidase II, whose protein sequence is MAHWRSFISIVLLGLVVDQATKLYIHGTMALYHSIPVIDGFFSITYLRNRGAAFSFLADAHWRLPFFILVTLVACVAILVVVHRTQREQRLARTALAMIFSGAVGNLIDRVRLGEVIDFLDVYWKNHHWPAFNVADSLICVGVALMVFEMLREERAAAKAG, encoded by the coding sequence GTGGCACACTGGCGATCGTTTATTAGTATCGTACTGCTGGGACTGGTGGTCGATCAAGCCACCAAGCTGTATATCCACGGCACCATGGCCCTGTATCATTCGATTCCGGTCATCGACGGGTTCTTCAGTATCACCTATCTGCGCAACCGGGGGGCTGCCTTCAGCTTCCTGGCCGATGCCCACTGGCGGCTTCCCTTTTTTATTCTGGTCACCTTGGTGGCCTGTGTTGCCATTCTCGTAGTTGTGCATCGGACGCAGCGGGAGCAGCGACTGGCCCGCACCGCTCTGGCCATGATCTTTTCCGGTGCGGTGGGTAACCTGATTGATCGGGTGCGACTCGGCGAGGTGATCGATTTTCTGGACGTTTACTGGAAAAATCATCACTGGCCCGCTTTCAATGTAGCCGACTCCCTGATCTGCGTCGGGGTGGCGCTGATGGTGTTCGAGATGCTGCGGGAAGAGCGGGCCGCCGCCAAGGCGGGGTAA
- a CDS encoding A/G-specific adenine glycosylase — MDDSSLSEQRSSSVIAYRKGATRRKEVVNGWPADRATPRETVLTERYRAEGMSRGVTGRFRRLVYAYFREHGRTLPWREAATPWQVLVSEVMLQQTQVERVIPKYRTFLERFPDAAALAVAPTADLLIAWQGLGYNRRALALHKAAAQVVTDFGGTLPDTPQLLQQLPGIGPYTAGAVAAFAFNRPTVFLETNIRAVLLHLFFGDRQEVPDRELLPLLEASLDRQRPRHWYNALMDYGSDLKRRFPNPSRRSRHHAVQGRFEGSNRQLRGAVVRLVLAEPLSTMAALCAKLAAEPVRVQPILDALLREGFVVRQGQGYRIA, encoded by the coding sequence ATGGATGACTCCTCATTGTCGGAACAGCGATCATCGTCCGTCATAGCCTACCGGAAAGGGGCGACGCGGCGCAAGGAGGTCGTGAACGGCTGGCCGGCCGACCGCGCGACGCCCCGGGAGACGGTGCTGACGGAGCGCTATCGTGCCGAGGGGATGTCCCGTGGTGTGACCGGGCGTTTTCGCCGCCTGGTGTATGCCTACTTCCGTGAGCATGGCCGGACGCTTCCCTGGCGGGAGGCCGCCACCCCTTGGCAGGTGCTGGTTTCCGAAGTGATGTTGCAACAAACCCAGGTGGAACGGGTCATTCCCAAGTACCGCACCTTTCTGGAGCGGTTTCCCGATGCGGCGGCCCTGGCGGTTGCGCCGACGGCCGACCTGCTGATCGCCTGGCAGGGGCTGGGGTACAATCGACGTGCGCTGGCATTGCACAAGGCCGCTGCCCAAGTGGTGACCGATTTCGGCGGCACGCTGCCCGACACCCCTCAGCTGTTGCAACAGCTGCCCGGCATCGGCCCCTATACTGCCGGCGCCGTTGCCGCTTTTGCCTTCAACCGGCCGACGGTCTTTCTGGAAACCAACATCCGCGCCGTTCTGCTGCACCTCTTCTTTGGCGACCGGCAGGAGGTGCCGGACCGGGAGCTGCTGCCACTGCTGGAGGCGAGCCTTGACCGGCAACGGCCTCGTCATTGGTATAATGCCCTGATGGATTACGGCAGCGATCTGAAGCGACGATTCCCCAACCCTTCCCGCCGCAGCCGTCACCACGCGGTCCAGGGACGTTTCGAAGGTTCCAATCGTCAGTTGCGCGGGGCTGTGGTGCGTCTGGTGCTTGCCGAACCCCTGTCGACGATGGCGGCGTTGTGCGCAAAGCTGGCGGCGGAGCCGGTGCGGGTACAGCCGATTCTCGACGCGCTGCTGCGGGAGGGATTCGTGGTGCGCCAGGGGCAGGGGTACCGTATCGCCTGA
- the hgcB gene encoding mercury methylation ferredoxin HgcB yields the protein MHDFRYLHNVVTLGLDRAACIGCGRCAEVCPHQVFAVSDRRASIIDRDGCMECGACARNCPARAIAVEAGVGCASGMINRWLQEHNLKGTSGGGCCS from the coding sequence ATGCATGACTTCCGGTATCTCCACAACGTTGTTACCCTGGGACTGGACCGGGCCGCCTGCATCGGCTGCGGCAGATGTGCAGAGGTCTGCCCCCACCAGGTGTTCGCAGTGAGCGACCGCAGGGCATCCATTATCGATCGGGACGGCTGCATGGAGTGCGGAGCCTGCGCCAGGAACTGCCCGGCCCGGGCCATCGCCGTAGAGGCGGGGGTGGGATGCGCCAGCGGCATGATCAACCGCTGGCTGCAGGAACATAATCTGAAGGGGACGAGCGGCGGAGGATGCTGCTCGTGA
- the hgcA gene encoding mercury methylation corrinoid protein HgcA, with protein sequence MATDTKPSCCPPSSACCAPTPPTSSCRPTEAADPAIDAAPCCGPAALMRGGTINDQVPGFQAWLSTAAGPAPRISTQLSMRDHLGACTVRWGINRMRYIVPPGLYAIGNPTADAPVLVTANYKMSYDLVRSVLSGSNVWLVVLETFGVNVWCAAGKGTFGTRELVERIELSGLSRVVSHRVLILPLLGAPGVAAHEVLRQTGFTVRYGPIRAADLPAYLDNGMTTTPAMRRLTFSFYERLVLVPVELVQALKPTALALLLLFAAGILAGGMRTGATAALAWLGAVLTGVVVGPLLLPWLPGRSFAIKGAVAGGIWSLAWYLIAGGMTWSFPETAASFLALPAVSSFYTLNFTGCTTYTSPSGVRTEMRLALPVMAGALLLGGVLLLAGHLL encoded by the coding sequence ATGGCAACCGACACCAAACCTTCCTGCTGCCCCCCCTCCTCAGCCTGCTGCGCCCCCACGCCTCCGACCTCCTCCTGCCGCCCAACAGAGGCTGCCGACCCGGCCATTGACGCTGCTCCCTGCTGCGGGCCGGCAGCATTGATGCGCGGCGGCACGATCAACGACCAGGTTCCCGGATTCCAGGCATGGCTTTCCACCGCCGCCGGCCCTGCGCCCCGCATCTCCACACAGTTGAGCATGCGCGATCATCTCGGGGCCTGCACGGTACGCTGGGGGATCAACAGGATGCGCTACATCGTACCGCCGGGACTGTATGCCATCGGCAACCCCACTGCCGATGCGCCGGTGCTGGTCACCGCCAACTACAAGATGAGCTACGATCTCGTGCGCAGCGTGTTGTCGGGCTCCAACGTCTGGCTCGTGGTGCTGGAGACCTTCGGCGTGAATGTCTGGTGCGCTGCCGGCAAAGGAACCTTTGGCACCCGCGAGCTGGTGGAGCGGATCGAACTGAGCGGATTGTCCCGTGTTGTCAGCCACCGCGTCCTCATCCTTCCCCTGCTGGGCGCTCCCGGAGTGGCAGCGCACGAGGTACTGCGCCAAACCGGCTTCACGGTGCGTTACGGACCGATACGGGCCGCCGACCTGCCGGCCTATCTGGACAACGGCATGACAACCACACCGGCCATGCGCCGCCTCACCTTTTCCTTCTACGAACGCCTGGTACTGGTACCGGTTGAGCTTGTCCAGGCCCTGAAACCAACGGCCCTGGCGCTTCTGCTGCTCTTCGCTGCCGGTATTCTGGCGGGGGGCATGCGGACTGGCGCCACGGCGGCCCTGGCATGGCTGGGCGCCGTGCTGACCGGCGTGGTGGTGGGACCGCTCCTGCTTCCCTGGCTGCCGGGCCGCAGCTTCGCCATCAAGGGAGCGGTGGCAGGGGGTATCTGGAGCCTGGCCTGGTATCTGATCGCCGGAGGGATGACCTGGAGCTTTCCGGAGACTGCGGCATCCTTCCTGGCACTACCGGCAGTCAGCTCCTTTTACACCCTCAATTTCACCGGCTGCACCACCTATACTTCTCCCAGCGGCGTCCGCACGGAAATGCGGCTGGCACTGCCGGTCATGGCCGGTGCCCTGCTACTGGGAGGAGTCCTGCTGCTGGCGGGACACCTCCTCTAA
- a CDS encoding MarR family winged helix-turn-helix transcriptional regulator: protein MGHALVDQMRLFSRRITVLAAAGCTTCCGEQISPLQGQILFEIQRQATPSMHQVAAELGMDITTFSRQIKNLEARGLLTRQRSPADRRVSRLSLTRSGNELMERISRHMANGIARPLAALTPFEQDTVVRSLALLNQALNVARNHPHRPLE from the coding sequence GTGGGACACGCCCTTGTCGACCAGATGCGCCTCTTCAGCAGACGGATCACCGTGCTCGCCGCCGCAGGATGCACCACCTGCTGCGGTGAACAGATATCCCCACTCCAGGGACAGATTCTCTTCGAGATCCAGCGCCAGGCCACCCCTTCCATGCACCAGGTGGCCGCGGAACTCGGCATGGACATCACCACCTTCAGCCGCCAGATCAAAAACCTTGAAGCACGGGGACTCCTGACACGCCAACGATCGCCCGCCGACCGCCGGGTCAGCCGACTCTCCCTCACCCGATCAGGGAACGAACTGATGGAACGGATTTCCCGCCACATGGCCAACGGCATCGCCCGCCCCCTTGCCGCCCTAACCCCCTTTGAGCAGGATACCGTGGTACGCTCCCTTGCCTTGCTGAATCAAGCTCTGAACGTGGCCCGCAACCACCCGCATCGCCCCCTTGAATAA
- a CDS encoding ATP-binding protein translates to MLRKIVTIDPEKCDGCGLCVPSCAEGAITIVNGKAVLAADNLCDGLGACLGDCPRNAITIEEREADAFDEAAVAKHLAAQGKPAPAPHQAPAAPAAPHGHAHGHGHGGGCPGSRMMSFAKPAPEASQPAGSRQSRLAQWPVQLHLVSTSAPYFQGADLLITADCVPVAYAGYHEDFLDGKAVVMGCPKLDDNQFYAQKLTELFTKSDIKSVTVLKMEVPCCGGIAMAARQALAACGKQIPYKEVTIGIQGQIKG, encoded by the coding sequence ATGCTGAGAAAAATTGTTACCATCGATCCGGAAAAATGCGACGGCTGCGGACTTTGCGTACCTTCCTGCGCGGAGGGGGCCATCACAATCGTCAACGGCAAGGCGGTGCTGGCTGCCGACAACCTCTGCGACGGCCTGGGGGCCTGCCTGGGGGACTGCCCCCGCAACGCCATCACCATCGAAGAGCGTGAGGCCGACGCCTTTGATGAAGCTGCCGTAGCCAAGCACCTTGCCGCCCAGGGCAAGCCGGCCCCGGCTCCCCACCAGGCCCCGGCCGCTCCCGCTGCTCCCCACGGCCATGCTCATGGCCATGGCCACGGCGGCGGCTGCCCCGGCTCCCGGATGATGAGCTTTGCCAAGCCGGCTCCGGAGGCTTCCCAACCGGCCGGCAGCCGCCAGAGCAGGCTGGCCCAATGGCCGGTGCAACTGCACCTGGTCTCCACCAGCGCTCCCTACTTCCAGGGTGCAGACCTGTTGATCACGGCCGACTGCGTGCCGGTGGCCTATGCCGGCTATCACGAGGATTTTCTGGACGGTAAAGCAGTGGTGATGGGCTGCCCCAAGCTGGACGACAACCAGTTCTATGCGCAAAAATTGACCGAGCTGTTCACCAAGTCGGACATCAAAAGCGTTACAGTCCTGAAGATGGAAGTTCCCTGCTGCGGCGGTATCGCTATGGCAGCCCGCCAGGCCCTGGCTGCCTGCGGCAAGCAGATTCCCTACAAAGAGGTGACCATCGGTATTCAGGGGCAGATCAAGGGATAA
- a CDS encoding nitrous oxide-stimulated promoter family protein — MMGTMNGLTRHQYKDIKIIARFTQVWCAGHQHSSRQPYPLPGGLHPVELCEECSRFVAYAIARRLHCPLEAEKPSCKNCRIHCYAPAQRELVKRIMAWSGRRMILRGRLDYLWHYLF; from the coding sequence ATGATGGGAACCATGAACGGCCTGACACGTCATCAGTATAAAGACATCAAGATCATCGCCCGGTTTACCCAGGTCTGGTGTGCAGGGCACCAGCATAGCTCCCGGCAGCCCTACCCCCTGCCGGGGGGACTGCACCCGGTGGAGCTCTGCGAGGAATGCAGCCGCTTCGTTGCCTACGCCATAGCCCGCCGGCTCCATTGCCCGCTGGAGGCGGAAAAACCGAGCTGCAAAAATTGCCGGATTCACTGCTACGCCCCCGCACAACGCGAACTGGTCAAGCGGATCATGGCTTGGTCCGGCCGGAGGATGATTCTACGGGGGCGACTGGATTACCTCTGGCACTACTTATTCTGA
- a CDS encoding HDOD domain-containing protein gives MAFADAPPITLEMLVDRTSTVYSLPLFYDRLNEAINHPRTSVNDIARIITEDQGLTARLLRLANSPMFGWFGKVDSINRAVTIIGTQQLRDLALAASVMGVFRGIPPELMDMPGFWRHSIACGIIARTLAVWRRDSNVERFFVAGMLHDVGQIIMAVAVPDLVRDILVESRETAELLQVRERQRLGFDHADAGSALLKAWKIPANIVEPVECHHRPGRAEQYPLEAATVHLADIICQAMEYGRGGEWCVPPLEDEAWQRLDAPISMLATVLKQAESQIDDTFTILSEEP, from the coding sequence ATGGCCTTTGCTGACGCGCCGCCGATCACCCTGGAAATGCTGGTGGACCGCACCAGCACGGTCTATTCCCTGCCTCTTTTCTATGATCGTCTGAACGAAGCGATCAATCATCCCCGCACATCAGTCAACGACATCGCCCGGATTATCACCGAGGACCAGGGATTGACCGCCCGGCTGCTGCGGTTGGCCAACAGTCCCATGTTCGGCTGGTTCGGCAAGGTTGACTCCATCAACCGGGCCGTTACCATCATCGGAACCCAGCAGTTGCGCGACCTGGCCCTGGCTGCGTCGGTCATGGGGGTTTTCAGGGGGATCCCACCGGAACTGATGGATATGCCGGGATTCTGGCGACACAGCATCGCGTGCGGCATCATTGCCCGCACCCTGGCGGTCTGGCGGCGGGACAGCAACGTGGAGCGCTTCTTTGTCGCCGGCATGTTGCACGATGTCGGGCAGATCATCATGGCCGTGGCCGTACCGGACCTGGTGCGGGACATCCTCGTGGAAAGCCGGGAGACGGCCGAGCTGTTGCAGGTGCGGGAGCGTCAACGGCTCGGGTTCGACCATGCCGATGCGGGTAGCGCTCTGCTCAAAGCCTGGAAGATTCCCGCCAATATCGTGGAACCGGTTGAATGCCATCATCGTCCCGGCCGTGCCGAGCAGTATCCGCTGGAGGCGGCCACCGTCCATCTGGCCGACATCATCTGCCAGGCGATGGAGTATGGCCGTGGCGGCGAATGGTGCGTCCCCCCGCTGGAGGACGAGGCGTGGCAGCGGCTGGATGCGCCGATATCAATGCTGGCCACCGTGCTGAAGCAGGCTGAAAGTCAGATCGACGATACGTTCACCATCCTCTCGGAGGAGCCATGA
- a CDS encoding ATP-binding protein, translating into MSAEEHSRDAGFFRERISYLEESNRRYVAILEMLASSGDFQADLARAEHLDAVCRATLAQALRLTPLTRACIMSCQDDGSFEIVCCEPASGLAEVQEAVDAAIMDGAFAWALNRNQAVLLPTVCGRTLLLQAIATRSRIHGMFVGLLSDQVATIEAPSLNALSIVLYASAYAIESTTLRSLLRTHMAGLEQRVQERTRELAEATERAEAASRAKSEFLANMSHEIRTPMNAVIGMSELLLEGGFSPEQQHKHVQAIRDSAENLLVIINDILDFSKIEAGRLELVPAPFPVRRVLERRLYPLAVRAEQKGIRLAIDVAPAVPAWLEGDEGKLCQILINLVGNAIKFSSRGEIRVAVCCEAVEDERLRLRFCVADQGIGIAPNAQARIFETFEQADATTTKKFGGTGLGLAICRSLAELMGGRIWVESVPGRGSSFFFTACFGQVADEVTSGENEEEGAGVVTGATESLGCLAVLLVDDVEINREMARIILERAGHAVTLAVDGREAIERYGSGSFHIVFMDVQMPEVDGLQATRIIRDLEEASGRPRTPIVAMTAYAAADDRARCLAAGMDDYLSKPVKPAQVLAMLRRHCAGMTPLDADQPAEPETPAAALPVFARDDLLERLGGAEALLPRFLAIFYKGVAAGMADLEVAVAAGDADGVRRHAHAIKGAAANIGALQLRETASRLEEAAKGGAIADAPQRLAVLKERLEAFTATAGTG; encoded by the coding sequence ATGAGCGCTGAGGAGCACTCCCGGGACGCCGGTTTCTTCAGGGAGCGGATCAGCTACCTGGAGGAGTCCAACCGCCGCTACGTTGCCATCCTGGAGATGCTGGCCAGCAGCGGCGATTTCCAGGCCGACCTGGCACGGGCGGAACACCTCGATGCCGTGTGCCGTGCCACCCTGGCCCAGGCGCTTCGCCTGACACCGCTCACCCGGGCCTGTATCATGAGCTGCCAGGACGACGGCAGCTTCGAGATCGTCTGCTGTGAGCCTGCGTCCGGCCTAGCGGAGGTGCAGGAGGCGGTGGATGCCGCCATCATGGACGGCGCCTTTGCCTGGGCCCTGAACCGCAACCAGGCGGTGCTGCTTCCCACCGTCTGCGGCCGGACGCTGCTGTTGCAGGCCATTGCCACCCGTTCCCGCATCCACGGCATGTTTGTCGGCCTGCTGTCCGATCAGGTCGCCACGATCGAGGCCCCCTCCCTGAACGCGCTCTCCATCGTCCTCTACGCCTCGGCCTATGCGATCGAAAGCACGACGCTTCGTTCTCTCCTGCGCACGCATATGGCCGGTCTCGAACAGCGCGTGCAGGAGCGTACCCGCGAACTGGCGGAGGCCACCGAGCGGGCCGAGGCGGCCAGTCGCGCCAAGAGCGAATTCCTGGCCAACATGAGCCACGAGATCCGGACGCCGATGAATGCGGTGATCGGCATGAGCGAGCTGCTGCTCGAGGGGGGCTTCAGCCCGGAACAGCAGCACAAGCATGTGCAGGCCATCCGGGATTCGGCGGAAAACCTGCTGGTGATCATCAACGACATTCTCGACTTTTCCAAGATCGAGGCGGGCAGACTGGAACTGGTTCCCGCGCCCTTCCCGGTGCGCAGGGTGCTTGAGCGACGGCTCTACCCCCTGGCGGTGCGGGCCGAGCAAAAGGGAATCAGGCTGGCCATCGACGTTGCTCCGGCGGTGCCGGCATGGCTGGAGGGAGACGAGGGCAAGCTCTGCCAGATTCTGATCAATCTGGTGGGGAACGCCATCAAGTTCAGCAGCAGGGGAGAGATCAGGGTAGCGGTCTGTTGCGAGGCGGTAGAGGATGAGCGGTTGCGGCTCCGCTTCTGCGTGGCGGACCAGGGGATCGGTATCGCGCCGAACGCTCAGGCCCGCATCTTCGAGACCTTCGAGCAGGCCGACGCAACCACCACCAAGAAGTTCGGCGGAACCGGCTTGGGGCTGGCCATCTGCCGCAGTCTGGCGGAGTTGATGGGTGGACGTATCTGGGTGGAAAGCGTACCGGGCAGGGGAAGCAGCTTTTTCTTCACCGCCTGCTTCGGCCAGGTGGCGGACGAGGTGACGAGTGGGGAGAACGAGGAGGAAGGAGCTGGCGTCGTTACCGGCGCAACCGAGAGCCTCGGCTGCCTGGCGGTACTACTCGTTGATGACGTGGAGATCAACCGTGAGATGGCCAGAATCATTCTGGAGCGGGCCGGACATGCCGTGACCCTGGCGGTGGACGGCAGGGAGGCGATCGAACGGTACGGCAGTGGCAGCTTCCATATCGTGTTCATGGATGTGCAGATGCCGGAGGTGGATGGTCTGCAGGCGACCAGGATTATCCGTGACCTGGAGGAGGCATCGGGGCGTCCGCGTACGCCGATCGTTGCCATGACCGCCTATGCTGCAGCCGATGATCGTGCCAGGTGTCTGGCTGCCGGCATGGACGACTACCTGTCCAAGCCGGTCAAGCCGGCACAGGTGCTGGCGATGCTGCGGCGTCATTGTGCCGGGATGACCCCGCTTGACGCAGATCAACCGGCCGAGCCGGAGACGCCGGCAGCGGCCTTGCCGGTGTTTGCCCGTGACGACCTGCTGGAGCGGCTGGGGGGGGCTGAGGCGTTACTGCCCCGTTTCTTGGCCATTTTTTACAAGGGAGTTGCCGCCGGCATGGCCGATCTGGAGGTCGCCGTCGCTGCAGGAGATGCCGATGGCGTCCGCCGCCATGCCCACGCCATCAAGGGAGCAGCGGCCAACATCGGCGCGCTGCAGCTCAGGGAAACCGCTTCACGGCTGGAAGAGGCGGCCAAGGGAGGCGCTATTGCCGATGCCCCGCAGCGGCTGGCAGTGCTGAAAGAGCGGCTGGAAGCCTTCACGGCAACGGCGGGAACAGGGTGA